In a genomic window of Piliocolobus tephrosceles isolate RC106 chromosome 1, ASM277652v3, whole genome shotgun sequence:
- the FCN3 gene encoding ficolin-3 isoform X2, with product MGLLWILPSLWLLLLGGPACLKTQEHPSCPGPRELEASKVVLLPSCPGAPGSPGEKGAPGPQGQPGPPGKMGPKGEPGPRNCRELLSQGATLSGWYHLCLPEGRALPVFCDMDTEEGGWLVFQRRQDGSVDFFRPWSSYKAGFGNQESEFWLGNENLHQLTLQGTWELRVELEDFNGNRTFAHYATFRLLGEVDHYQLVLGKFSEGTAGDSLSFHSGKPFTTYDADHDSSGSNCAVIVHGAWWYGSCYRSNLNGRYAMSEAAAHK from the exons ATGGGTCTACTGTGGATCCTGCCTTCCCTGTGGCTCCTCCTGCTTGGGGGGCCTGCCTGCCTGAAGACCCAGGAACACCCCAGCTGCCCAG GACCCAGGGAACTGGAAGCCAGCAAAGTTGTCCTCCTGCCCAGTTGTCCCGGAGCTCCAGGAAGTCCTGGGGAGAAGGGGGCCCCAGGTCCTCAAG GGCAACCTGGACCACCAGGCAAGATGGGCCCCAAGGGTGAGCCAG GCCCCAGAAACTGCCGGGAGCTGTTGAGCCAGGGCGCCACCTTGAGCGGCTGGTACCATCTGTGCCTACCTGAGGGCAGGGCCCTCCCAGTCTTTTGTGACATGGACACGGAGGAGGGTGGCTGGCTG GTGTTTCAGAGGCGCCAGGATGGTTCTGTGGATTTCTTCCGCCCTTGGTCCTCCTACAAAGCAGGTTTTGGGAACCAAGAGTCTGAATTCTGGCTGGGAAATGAGAATTTGCACCAGCTTACTCTCCAGG GTACCTGGGAGCTGCGGGTAGAGCTCGAAGACTTTAATGGCAACCGTACTTTCGCCCACTATGCGACCTTCCGCCTCCTCGGTGAGGTAGACCACTACCAGCTGGTGCTGGGCAAGTTCTCAGAGGGCACTGCAG GGGATTCCCTGAGCTTCCACAGTGGGAAGCCCTTCACCACCTATGACGCTGACCACGATTCAAGCGGGAGCAACTGTGCTGTGATTGTCCACGGCGCCTGGTGGTATGGATCCTGTTACCGATCAAATCTCAATGGTCGCTACGCAATGTCTGAGGCTGCCGCTCACAAATAA
- the FCN3 gene encoding ficolin-3 isoform X1, whose product MGLLWILPSLWLLLLGGPACLKTQEHPSCPGPRELEASKVVLLPSCPGAPGSPGEKGAPGPQGQPGPPGKMGPKGEPGDPANLLRCQKGPRNCRELLSQGATLSGWYHLCLPEGRALPVFCDMDTEEGGWLVFQRRQDGSVDFFRPWSSYKAGFGNQESEFWLGNENLHQLTLQGTWELRVELEDFNGNRTFAHYATFRLLGEVDHYQLVLGKFSEGTAGDSLSFHSGKPFTTYDADHDSSGSNCAVIVHGAWWYGSCYRSNLNGRYAMSEAAAHK is encoded by the exons ATGGGTCTACTGTGGATCCTGCCTTCCCTGTGGCTCCTCCTGCTTGGGGGGCCTGCCTGCCTGAAGACCCAGGAACACCCCAGCTGCCCAG GACCCAGGGAACTGGAAGCCAGCAAAGTTGTCCTCCTGCCCAGTTGTCCCGGAGCTCCAGGAAGTCCTGGGGAGAAGGGGGCCCCAGGTCCTCAAG GGCAACCTGGACCACCAGGCAAGATGGGCCCCAAGGGTGAGCCAG GAGATCCAGCAAACCTGCTTCGGTGCCAGAAAG GCCCCAGAAACTGCCGGGAGCTGTTGAGCCAGGGCGCCACCTTGAGCGGCTGGTACCATCTGTGCCTACCTGAGGGCAGGGCCCTCCCAGTCTTTTGTGACATGGACACGGAGGAGGGTGGCTGGCTG GTGTTTCAGAGGCGCCAGGATGGTTCTGTGGATTTCTTCCGCCCTTGGTCCTCCTACAAAGCAGGTTTTGGGAACCAAGAGTCTGAATTCTGGCTGGGAAATGAGAATTTGCACCAGCTTACTCTCCAGG GTACCTGGGAGCTGCGGGTAGAGCTCGAAGACTTTAATGGCAACCGTACTTTCGCCCACTATGCGACCTTCCGCCTCCTCGGTGAGGTAGACCACTACCAGCTGGTGCTGGGCAAGTTCTCAGAGGGCACTGCAG GGGATTCCCTGAGCTTCCACAGTGGGAAGCCCTTCACCACCTATGACGCTGACCACGATTCAAGCGGGAGCAACTGTGCTGTGATTGTCCACGGCGCCTGGTGGTATGGATCCTGTTACCGATCAAATCTCAATGGTCGCTACGCAATGTCTGAGGCTGCCGCTCACAAATAA
- the CD164L2 gene encoding CD164 sialomucin-like 2 protein: MEAPGPRALRTALCGGCCCLLLCAQLAVAGKGARGFGRGALIRLNIWPAVQGACKQLEVCEHCVEGDRARNLSGCVWEQCRPEEPGHCVAQAEVVKEGCSIYNRSDACPAAHHHPTYEPKTVTTGSPPVPEAHSPGFDGASFLGGVVLVLSLQAVAFFVLRFLKAKDSTYQTLI, from the exons ATGGAGGCGCCGGGACCCCGCGCCTTGCGGACTGCGCTCTGTGGTGGCTGTTGCTGCCTCCTACTGTGTGCCCAGCTGGCTGTGGCTG GGAAAGGAGCTCGAGGCTTTGGGCGCGGAGCCCTGATCCGCCTGAACATCTGGCCGGCGGTCCAAGGGGCCTGCAAACAGCTGGAGGTCTGTGAGCACTGCGTGGAGGGAGACAGAGCGCGCAATCTCTCCGGCTGCGTGTGGGAGCAGTGCCGGCCAGAGGAGCCAG GACACTGTGTGGCTCAAGCTGAGGTGGTCAAGGAAGGTTGTTCCATCTACAACCGCTCAGACGCATGTCCAG CTGCTCATCACCACCCCACCTATGAACCGAAGACAGTCACAACAG GAAGCCCCCCAGTCCCTGAGGCCCACAGCCCTGGATTTGACGGGGCCAGCTTTCTCGGAGGTGTCGTGCTGGTGTTGAGCCTACAGGCGGTGGCTTTCTTTGTGCTGCGCTTCCTCAAGGCCAAGGACAGCACCTACCAGACGCT AATCTGA